One window of the Hippocampus zosterae strain Florida chromosome 8, ASM2543408v3, whole genome shotgun sequence genome contains the following:
- the paics gene encoding multifunctional protein ADE2 isoform X4 — MTSTQELSIGQKLNEGKTKQIFEIVDEPGLVLVQSKDQITAGNAVRKDQMEGKAAIANKTTSCVFELLQQSGIKTAFVRQHSDTAFVAAHCEMIPIEWVCRRVATGSFLKRNPGVKEGYRFSPLKMEMFFKDDANNDPQWSEEQLLEAKFCPAGLGIGRCEVDIMNRSTVAIFEILEKAWATQNCTLVDMKIEFGVNVKTQEIVLADVIDNDSWRLWPAGDRSQQKDKQVYRDLKEVTPEAMQMVKRNFEWVSERVKLLLESQANGRVVVLMGSTSDMAHCEKIKKACGSYGIPCVLRVTSAHKGPDETLRIKAEYEGDGVPTVFVAVAGRSNGLGPVMSGNTAYPVINCPPITSDWGSQDVWSSLRMPSGLGCSTILSPDATAQFAAQIFGLTNHLVWCKLRASMLNTWVALKVADKKLQACTI, encoded by the exons ATGACTTCAACACAAG AGCTGAGCATCGGACAGAAGCTGAACGAGGGCAAGACCAAGCAGATCTTCGAGATCGTGGATGAGCCCGGATTGGTTCTGGTGCAGTCCAAAGACCAGATTACTGCCGGGAATGCAGTGAGGAAGGACCAGATGGAGGGCAAAGCGGCCATCGCCAATAAAACCACGAGCTGCGTGTTTGAACTGTTGCAGCAATCCG GCATCAAGACTGCCTTCGTGAGGCAGCACTCAGACACGGCGTTTGTGGCGGCGCACTGTGAGATGATTCCCATCGAATGGGTGTGTCGCAGGGTTGCCACCGGCTCGTTCCTGAAGAGGAACCCTGGTGTGAAAGAGGGCTACCGCTTCTCCCCGCTGAAGATGGAGATGTTCTTCAAA GACGACGCCAACAATGACCCGCAGTGGTCGGAGGAGCAGCTGCTGGAGGCCAAGTTCTGCCCCGCTGGCCTCGGCATCGGCCGCTGCGAGGTAGACATAATGAACCGCAGCACTGTGGCCATCTTCGAGATCCTCGAAAAGGCCTGGGCCACGCAGAACTGCACGTTGGTTGATATGAAG ATCGAGTTTGGCGTGAACGTGAAGACTCAGGAGATTGTTCTGGCCGATGTGATCGACAACGACTCGTGGAGACTGTGGCCCGCCGGAGACAGAAGCCAGCAGAAAGATAAGCAG gtTTACAGAGACTTGAAAGAGGTGACCCCTGAGGCCATGCAAATGGTGAAGAGAAACTTTGAGTGGGTCTCCGAAAGGGTCAAG CTGTTGCTGGAGTCCCAAGCCAATGGCAGGGTGGTGGTCCTGATGGGCTCCACTTCTGACATGGCCCACTGCGAGAAGATCAAGAAGGCCTGCGGCTCTTACGGGATTCCTTGCGTGCTGCGCGTCACCTCTGCGCACAAAGGCCCGGACGAGACTCTGCGCATTAAAGCGGAATACGAAG GAGATGGCGTTCCCACAGTGTTTGTGGCGGTGGCTGGCCGGAGCAACGGCCTCGGTCCCGTGATGTCGGGTAATACGGCTTACCCCGTCATCAACTGTCCGCCCATCACGTCTGACTGGGGCTCCCAGGATGTGTGGTCCTCCCTTCGTATGCCAAGCG GTCTGGGCTGTTCGACGATCCTCTCCCCGGATGCAACCGCTCAGTTTGCAGCTCAGATCTTCGGTCTGACCAATCACCTGGTGTGGTGCAAGCTGAGGGCGTCCATGCTCAACACCTGGGTGGCCCTCAAGGTGGCCGACAAGAAGCTCCAGGCCTGCACCATCTGA
- the LOC127606104 gene encoding GTP-binding protein REM 2-like yields the protein MPTDVPQDELKIEEDPLKCDPMTLSSTPTIRRGSTPLPIKHQLRREEAVHDDCDWSSEAACGASASPPIRFSLAPDDAAPSAEEADAEGRPDGGPLRIALLGQNGVGKSSLAFALAGDGDRTASVDSDGEGHVSVVTVDDEESTIFIYDNWRHDLSALRCEACVLVFSVTDRRSFHRTAQLRLLLRETQPQTPIILVGNKSDLVRSREVTSQEAMSSAALFNCLYLEISASLDHRTPELLECVVRLARGQPPWPPGTSPEDMIAGGQRESITSRAKRFLSSLVPRYQRERGDSGRFLRQKSRSCHDLGAL from the exons ATGCCGACAGATGTGCCCCAAGACGAACTCAAGATCGAGGAGGACCCCCTCAAG TGTGACCCCATGACCCTATCCAGCACGCCGACCATCCGGCGAGGCAGCACCCCGCTGCCCATCAAGCACCAGCTCAGGCGGGAAGAGGCCGTGCACGACGACTGCGACTGGTCCTCGGAAGCCGCCTGCGGAGCCTCCGCCTCGCCGCCCATCCGCTTCAGCCTGGCCCCGGATGACGCAGCACCATCGGCGGAGGAGGCGGATGCGGAGGGAAGGCCCGACGGCGGCCCCCTGAGAATAGCCCTCCTTGGACAGAACGGCGTGGGGAAGTCATCGCTGGCCTTCGCCCTAGCGGGGGACGGAGACAGGACGGCGTCGGTGGATTCTGacg GAGAGGGTCACGTGAGCGTCGTCACCGTGGACGACGAGGAGAGCACCATTTTCATCTATGACAACTGGAGACAC GACCTGTCGGCGTTGCGCTGCGAAGCGTGCGTGTTGGTGTTCTCGGTGACCGATCGGCGCAGTTTCCACCGTACGGCGCAGCTTCGCCTCCTCCTGCGAGAGACCCAGCCGCAGACTCCCATCATCCTGGTGGGCAACAAAAGCGACCTGGTTCGATCCCGAGAGGTCACCTCTCAAG AGGCCATGTCCAGCGCGGCCCTCTTCAACTGCCTCTATCTGGAGATTTCGGCCTCTCTGGACCACCGCACCCCAGAGCTACTTGAGTGCGTCGTGCGGCTAGCCCGGGGTCAGCCCCCGTGGCCCCCGGGGACGAGCCCGGAGGACATGATTGCCGGGGGCCAGCGGGAGAGCATCACCTCACGAGCCAAGCGCTTTCTGTCCAGCCTGGTTCCGCGGTACCAACGCGAACGTGGGGACTCCGGCCGCTTCCTGCGGCAGAAATCGCGTTCCTGTCACGACCTGGGGGCCCTGTGA